The Pseudomonas azadiae genome includes a window with the following:
- a CDS encoding putative RNA methyltransferase, whose amino-acid sequence MLACPICSAPLNAVDNGVACPAGHRFDRARQGYLNLLPVQHKNSRDPGDNLAMVEARRDFLNAGHYAPVARRLAELAAERAPARWVDIGCGEGYYTAQLAEALPHADGYALDISREAVKRACKRNPALTWLIASMARVPLADASCQFLASVFSPLDWQEAKRLLSPGGGLMKVGPTSGHLMELRERLYDEVREYTDDKHLALVPDGMSLAHSETLAFTLSLAKPQDRANLLAMTPHGWRASAERRNQVIEAAEPLLVTVSMRYDYFVLQ is encoded by the coding sequence ATGCTCGCCTGCCCCATTTGCAGCGCACCGCTCAACGCGGTGGACAATGGCGTGGCCTGCCCTGCCGGGCACCGTTTCGACCGCGCGCGCCAGGGTTATCTGAACCTGTTGCCGGTGCAGCACAAGAACAGCCGCGACCCGGGCGATAACCTGGCGATGGTCGAGGCGCGCCGCGACTTTCTCAACGCCGGGCACTACGCCCCGGTGGCCAGGCGCCTGGCCGAGCTGGCCGCCGAGCGTGCCCCGGCGCGCTGGGTCGACATCGGTTGTGGCGAGGGTTACTACACCGCACAGCTTGCCGAGGCCCTGCCCCACGCCGACGGCTATGCGCTGGACATCTCCAGGGAAGCGGTCAAGCGCGCCTGCAAGCGCAACCCGGCGCTGACCTGGTTGATCGCCAGCATGGCCCGCGTGCCCTTGGCCGATGCCAGCTGCCAGTTCCTGGCCAGCGTGTTCAGCCCGCTGGACTGGCAGGAGGCCAAGCGACTGCTCAGCCCGGGCGGCGGCTTGATGAAGGTCGGGCCGACCAGCGGCCACCTGATGGAACTGCGCGAACGCCTGTACGACGAAGTGCGTGAGTACACCGACGACAAGCACCTGGCCCTGGTACCGGACGGCATGAGCCTGGCGCACAGCGAAACCCTGGCATTCACGCTGAGCCTGGCCAAACCCCAGGACCGCGCCAACCTGCTGGCGATGACGCCCCACGGCTGGCGCGCCAGTGCCGAGCGCCGCAACCAGGTGATCGAGGCGGCCGAACCGCTGCTGGTCACTGTGTCGATGCGCTACGACTATTTCGTGCTTCAATAA
- the dapE gene encoding succinyl-diaminopimelate desuccinylase, whose protein sequence is MTAHADLSPTLQLAIDLIRRPSVTPIDADCQKLMMQRLGDAGFALEPMRIVEVDNFWATHGKHDGPVLCFAGHTDVVPTGPVQAWQNDPFDALIDEHGMLCGRGAADMKGSLAAMLVAAERFVSDYPDHKGSVAFLITSDEEGPAHHGTKAVIERLAARKERLDWCIVGEPSSTTLVGDVVKNGRRGSLGATLTVRGVQGHVAYPHLAKNPIHLAAPALAELAAEHWDDGNTFFPPTSFQISNLNSGTGATNVIPGDLTAVFNFRFSTESTVEGLQQRVAAILDKHGLDWHVEWALSGLPFLTEPGALLDAVSSSIKAITGRETKASTSGGTSDGRFIATLGTQVVELGPVNATIHQVNERILASDLDVLTEIYYQTLIKLLA, encoded by the coding sequence ATGACGGCCCATGCCGACCTTTCGCCGACCCTTCAACTTGCCATCGACCTGATCCGTCGCCCGTCGGTCACGCCGATCGACGCCGATTGCCAGAAGCTGATGATGCAGCGCCTGGGCGATGCCGGGTTTGCGCTCGAGCCGATGCGCATCGTCGAGGTGGACAACTTCTGGGCCACCCATGGCAAACACGACGGCCCGGTGCTGTGTTTTGCCGGCCACACCGACGTGGTGCCGACCGGCCCGGTGCAGGCGTGGCAGAACGACCCGTTCGACGCACTGATCGATGAACACGGCATGCTCTGCGGGCGTGGCGCGGCGGACATGAAAGGCAGCCTGGCGGCGATGCTGGTCGCTGCGGAGCGTTTCGTCAGCGACTATCCCGACCACAAGGGTTCGGTGGCGTTCCTGATCACCAGCGATGAAGAAGGCCCGGCGCATCACGGCACCAAGGCCGTGATCGAACGCCTGGCCGCGCGCAAGGAGCGCCTGGACTGGTGCATCGTCGGCGAACCCTCGAGCACCACGCTGGTGGGCGATGTGGTCAAGAACGGCCGGCGCGGCTCCCTCGGCGCGACCCTGACCGTACGCGGTGTGCAAGGTCACGTGGCCTACCCGCACCTGGCGAAGAACCCGATCCACCTGGCGGCGCCGGCCTTGGCGGAACTGGCCGCCGAGCATTGGGATGACGGCAACACGTTTTTCCCGCCGACCAGCTTCCAGATCTCCAACCTCAATTCCGGCACCGGCGCGACCAACGTGATCCCCGGTGACCTGACCGCGGTGTTCAACTTCCGCTTCTCGACCGAATCGACCGTCGAAGGCCTGCAACAACGCGTTGCGGCAATTCTCGACAAGCATGGCCTGGACTGGCACGTGGAGTGGGCGCTGTCGGGCCTGCCGTTCCTCACCGAACCGGGTGCGCTGCTGGATGCGGTGTCATCGAGCATCAAGGCCATCACCGGGCGTGAGACCAAGGCCTCCACCAGCGGTGGCACCTCCGATGGGCGTTTCATCGCGACCCTTGGCACCCAGGTGGTCGAGCTGGGCCCGGTCAACGCGACGATCCACCAGGTCAACGAGCGCATTCTCGCCAGTGACCTCGATGTGTTGACCGAAATCTATTACCAGACCCTGATCAAGTTGCTCGCCTGA
- a CDS encoding cold-shock protein, with protein sequence MAERETGNVKWFNDAKGYGFIQRDDGKDVFVHYRAIRGEGHRSLAEGQQVEYAVVTGEKGLQAEDVVGL encoded by the coding sequence ATGGCAGAGCGCGAAACCGGTAACGTGAAGTGGTTCAACGATGCAAAGGGCTATGGGTTTATCCAGCGCGACGACGGCAAGGATGTGTTCGTACACTACCGCGCCATTCGCGGTGAGGGCCATCGCTCCCTGGCGGAGGGTCAGCAGGTGGAATACGCCGTGGTGACCGGCGAGAAGGGCTTGCAGGCGGAGGATGTGGTGGGTCTGTAA
- the plsB gene encoding glycerol-3-phosphate 1-O-acyltransferase PlsB, producing MTRSPFRRLVFGTLRRLLYLWVRSETINQSSLTLNLDRSRPVFYVLQSPSLSELAVVDAECTKAGLPRPVLPVSVGPLMEAAAFFYLTPEPDWLGRQDKRGAPPTLTRLVNTLAEHAEENAQIIPVSVFWGQSPESESSPWKLLFADSWAVTGRLRRLLSILILGRKTRVQFSAPINLRELIEHNKGHERTVRMAQRILRVHFRNLKTAVIGPDLSHRRNLVKGLVNMPLVRQAIADEAEREKISPEKAKAQALRYGNEIASDYTYTAIRFLEVVLSWFWNKIYDGIKVNNIEGVQQVAQGYEVIYVPCHRSHIDYLLLSYLLFKNGLTPPHIAAGINLNMPVIGSLLRRGGAFFMRRTFKGNPLYTSVFNEYLHTLFTKGFPVEYFVEGGRSRTGRMLQPKTGMLAITLRSFLRSSRMPIVFVPVYIGYERVLEGRTYLGELRGASKKKESIFDIFKVVGALKQRFGQVAVNFGEPIKLAEFLDAEQPDWRTQELGPNYKPAWLNQATHRLSEQVARHLNEAAAVNPVNLVALALLSTTRMALDEQAMARQLDLYLALLRRVPYSPHTTLPDGDGLALIKHVKDMGLLSEQSDALGKILYLDEQNAVLMTYYRNNVLHIFALPALLASFFQSSSRMSRDQILRYSHALYPYLQSELFIRWSLEELDTVIDQWLDAFVEQGLLRFENNVYLRPAPSSRHFVLLTLLSKSIAQTLQRFYMAISLLLNSGQNSISAEELEDLCTIMAQRLSILHGLNAPEFFDKSLFRHFIQTLLEQDVLRRDEAGKLSYHDLLGELAEGAAKRVLPAEIRLSIRQVALHRVDGAAEAPEEAQTPDPEQTR from the coding sequence ATGACCCGCTCTCCGTTCCGCCGTCTAGTGTTTGGCACCTTGCGCCGACTGTTGTACCTCTGGGTCCGCTCAGAGACGATCAACCAGTCGTCCCTAACCCTCAACCTGGACCGCAGCCGGCCGGTGTTCTACGTCCTGCAATCGCCCTCCCTCAGCGAATTGGCCGTGGTCGATGCCGAATGCACCAAGGCCGGCCTGCCGCGCCCGGTGCTGCCGGTATCGGTCGGTCCGCTGATGGAGGCGGCGGCGTTCTTCTACCTCACACCGGAGCCGGACTGGCTCGGCCGCCAGGACAAGCGCGGCGCACCGCCAACCCTGACCCGTCTGGTCAACACCCTGGCCGAGCACGCCGAAGAGAATGCACAAATCATTCCCGTCAGCGTGTTTTGGGGCCAATCTCCCGAGAGCGAGTCCAGCCCGTGGAAGCTGTTGTTTGCCGACAGCTGGGCGGTCACCGGGCGCCTACGCCGGTTGTTGAGCATCCTGATCCTGGGGCGCAAGACCCGCGTGCAATTCTCCGCGCCTATCAACCTGCGTGAATTGATCGAGCACAATAAAGGTCACGAACGCACCGTGCGCATGGCCCAGCGCATCCTGCGTGTGCACTTTCGTAACCTGAAGACCGCGGTGATCGGCCCCGACCTGTCCCACCGGCGTAACCTGGTGAAGGGCCTGGTCAACATGCCACTGGTGCGCCAGGCCATTGCCGACGAAGCCGAGCGGGAGAAAATCTCCCCGGAAAAAGCCAAGGCCCAGGCCCTGCGCTACGGCAATGAGATCGCTTCGGACTACACCTACACGGCGATCCGCTTCCTGGAAGTGGTGCTGAGCTGGTTCTGGAACAAGATCTACGACGGGATCAAGGTCAATAACATCGAAGGTGTGCAACAGGTTGCCCAGGGGTACGAGGTGATCTACGTACCGTGCCACCGCAGTCATATCGACTACTTGTTGCTGTCCTACCTGCTGTTCAAGAATGGCCTGACGCCGCCGCATATCGCCGCCGGGATCAACCTGAACATGCCGGTGATCGGCAGCCTGCTGCGCCGTGGTGGTGCGTTTTTCATGCGCCGCACCTTCAAGGGCAACCCGTTGTACACCTCGGTGTTCAACGAATACCTGCACACCCTGTTCACCAAGGGCTTTCCGGTGGAGTACTTCGTCGAAGGCGGCCGCTCGCGCACCGGGCGCATGCTGCAACCGAAGACCGGCATGCTGGCGATTACCCTGCGCAGTTTCTTGCGCTCCTCGCGCATGCCCATCGTGTTTGTGCCGGTGTATATCGGCTATGAACGCGTGCTCGAAGGCCGCACCTACCTGGGTGAGCTGCGCGGCGCGAGCAAGAAGAAAGAGTCGATCTTCGATATTTTCAAAGTGGTCGGCGCGCTCAAGCAGCGCTTTGGCCAGGTCGCGGTCAACTTCGGCGAGCCGATCAAGCTGGCCGAATTCCTCGACGCCGAGCAACCGGACTGGCGCACGCAGGAGCTGGGCCCGAACTACAAGCCCGCCTGGCTCAACCAAGCCACCCACCGCCTCAGCGAACAAGTGGCGCGCCATTTGAACGAAGCCGCGGCGGTGAACCCGGTGAACCTGGTGGCGCTGGCACTGCTGTCCACCACGCGCATGGCGCTGGACGAGCAAGCCATGGCGCGCCAGTTGGACCTGTACCTGGCCTTGCTGCGCCGCGTGCCTTACTCGCCCCACACCACCCTGCCCGATGGCGATGGCCTGGCGCTGATCAAGCATGTGAAAGACATGGGCCTGTTGTCGGAACAGAGTGATGCCCTGGGCAAGATTCTGTACCTGGACGAGCAAAACGCCGTCCTGATGACCTACTACCGCAATAACGTGCTGCACATCTTTGCGCTGCCGGCCTTGCTGGCGAGCTTTTTCCAGAGCAGCTCGCGGATGAGCCGCGATCAGATTCTGCGCTACAGCCACGCGCTGTATCCGTATCTGCAATCGGAGCTGTTTATCCGCTGGTCGCTGGAAGAGCTGGACACCGTGATCGACCAGTGGCTGGACGCCTTTGTCGAACAAGGCCTGCTGCGTTTCGAGAACAACGTCTACCTGCGCCCGGCGCCGAGCTCCCGGCACTTTGTATTATTGACGCTGCTGTCCAAGAGCATCGCCCAGACGCTGCAACGCTTCTACATGGCGATCTCGCTGCTGCTCAACAGCGGCCAGAACAGCATCAGCGCCGAGGAGCTGGAAGACCTGTGCACGATCATGGCCCAGCGCCTGTCGATCCTGCATGGCCTCAACGCCCCGGAATTCTTCGACAAGAGCCTTTTCCGACATTTCATCCAGACCTTGCTGGAGCAAGATGTGCTCCGCCGCGATGAGGCCGGCAAATTGAGCTACCACGATCTGTTGGGCGAGCTGGCGGAAGGCGCCGCCAAGCGTGTGTTGCCGGCGGAGATTCGCCTGTCGATTCGCCAGGTAGCCCTGCACCGGGTAGATGGTGCAGCCGAAGCGCCCGAGGAAGCGCAAACGCCAGATCCTGAACAAACCCGCTAG